In Paracoccus fistulariae, a single window of DNA contains:
- the coxB gene encoding cytochrome c oxidase subunit II has protein sequence MMTGMVASSAFAQDVLGDLPVIGKPVSRGVGFQPASTELADDQQWLDHFVLIIITVITIFVCALLVVVILRFNRRANPTPAKFTHNTPLEIAWTLIPVLILVVIGAFSLPALFRSQEMPANPDVVIKAIGNQWYWSYEYPDNDISFDAYMIGSAATLSAEDAEAGAIPNVMSEPVRAQLEAAGYSEDEFLLATDNAVVVPVGQTVLLQVTANDVIHSWTIPAFAIKQDAVPGRIAQAWFNVQEEGVYFGQCSELCGIAHAYMPIVVKAVSQEKYEAWIAEQGGTIGDAEEVAAVATEPTAATN, from the coding sequence ATGATGACGGGAATGGTAGCCAGTTCGGCATTTGCACAGGACGTGCTGGGCGATCTGCCGGTGATCGGCAAGCCGGTGTCACGCGGTGTGGGCTTTCAGCCTGCGTCGACGGAACTGGCGGATGACCAGCAATGGCTGGACCACTTTGTTCTGATCATTATCACGGTCATCACGATTTTCGTCTGTGCGCTGCTGGTGGTGGTGATCCTGCGCTTCAATCGTCGCGCGAACCCGACCCCGGCGAAATTCACCCATAACACGCCGCTGGAGATTGCCTGGACGCTGATCCCGGTGCTGATTCTGGTGGTGATCGGCGCCTTTTCGTTGCCCGCGCTGTTCCGCAGCCAGGAAATGCCCGCCAACCCGGATGTCGTGATCAAGGCCATCGGCAACCAATGGTACTGGTCCTATGAATATCCCGACAATGACATCAGCTTCGACGCCTATATGATCGGTTCGGCCGCCACGCTGAGCGCCGAGGATGCCGAAGCCGGGGCGATCCCGAACGTGATGAGCGAGCCGGTCCGTGCGCAGCTGGAAGCCGCGGGTTACAGCGAGGATGAATTCCTGCTGGCCACCGATAACGCGGTTGTCGTCCCGGTCGGTCAGACCGTGCTGCTGCAGGTCACGGCCAATGACGTGATCCATTCCTGGACCATCCCTGCCTTCGCCATCAAGCAGGACGCCGTTCCCGGCCGCATCGCGCAGGCCTGGTTCAACGTTCAGGAAGAGGGCGTCTATTTCGGCCAGTGCAGCGAGCTTTGCGGCATCGCCCACGCCTATATGCCCATCGTCGTCAAAGCCGTCTCGCAAGAGAAATACGAGGCCTGGATCGCCGAGCAGGGCGGCACCATCGGCGATGCCGAAGAGGTCGCTGCCGTCGCAACGGAGCCGACAGCCGCCACCAACTGA
- the tldD gene encoding metalloprotease TldD, which yields MNRSSFDPFGQFLDQDRALEVLRNAVAGADDGELFLERSVSETLVFDDGRLRSSGYTADQGFGLRAVRGEVTGYAHSTEISETALRRASETARLAVGDGGGQLADAAPMVVTPLYPAVDPAEGIPFATRIALLREIDDYARALDPRVVQVTAALASSLQEVFILRPEGGLVSDIRPMARLNVSVIVENNDRRESGGTGGGGRIPLGSLMDPAHWKPAVDEALRIALVNLRSVPAPAGVMDVVLGPGWPGILLHEAVGHGLEGDFNRKKASAFAGLMGQRVAAPGVTVVDDGTIPDRRGSISVDDEGTPPAKNVLIEDGILVGYMQDRQNARLMGVDPTGNGRRESFAHAPMPRMTNTYMPGGDADPGDILADLKDGIYAVGFGGGQVDITNGKFVFSCTEAYRVKDGVLGDPIRGATLIGDGATALQQVRAIGNDMSLDPGIGNCGKQGQWVPVGVGQPTLMIGGLTVGGSAA from the coding sequence ATGAACCGCAGCAGTTTCGACCCTTTCGGCCAGTTTCTGGATCAGGACCGCGCGCTGGAGGTCCTGCGCAATGCTGTCGCAGGGGCCGATGACGGAGAATTGTTCCTGGAACGCTCGGTCTCTGAAACGCTGGTCTTTGACGACGGGCGGCTGCGCAGTTCCGGCTATACGGCGGATCAGGGCTTCGGGCTGCGCGCCGTGCGGGGCGAGGTGACAGGCTATGCCCATTCGACCGAGATTTCCGAAACCGCCCTGCGCCGCGCGTCCGAAACGGCGCGGCTGGCGGTGGGCGATGGCGGCGGGCAACTGGCCGATGCGGCGCCCATGGTGGTCACACCGCTTTATCCGGCAGTCGATCCGGCCGAGGGCATTCCCTTCGCCACCCGCATCGCCCTGTTGCGCGAGATCGACGATTATGCCCGCGCGTTGGACCCGCGCGTGGTTCAGGTCACGGCCGCGCTGGCGTCCTCCCTGCAAGAGGTCTTCATCCTGCGCCCCGAAGGCGGGCTGGTCAGCGATATCCGCCCGATGGCGCGGCTGAACGTCTCTGTCATCGTGGAAAACAATGATCGTCGCGAATCCGGCGGCACGGGTGGCGGCGGGCGGATTCCGCTGGGCAGCCTGATGGATCCCGCGCATTGGAAACCAGCCGTGGACGAGGCGCTGCGCATCGCGCTTGTCAACCTTCGTTCGGTTCCCGCGCCTGCCGGGGTGATGGATGTGGTGCTTGGTCCCGGCTGGCCGGGCATTCTGCTGCACGAGGCGGTGGGCCACGGTCTGGAAGGCGACTTCAATCGCAAGAAAGCCTCGGCCTTTGCGGGGCTGATGGGTCAACGCGTCGCCGCACCCGGCGTCACGGTGGTCGATGATGGCACCATCCCGGATCGTCGCGGCAGCATCAGCGTTGATGATGAAGGCACCCCGCCTGCCAAAAATGTTCTGATCGAGGACGGGATTCTGGTCGGCTACATGCAGGATCGGCAGAATGCACGGCTGATGGGCGTCGATCCGACCGGCAATGGCCGCCGCGAAAGCTTTGCCCATGCGCCCATGCCGCGCATGACCAACACCTACATGCCCGGCGGCGACGCCGATCCGGGGGATATTCTGGCCGATCTGAAGGACGGTATCTATGCGGTCGGGTTTGGCGGCGGTCAGGTCGATATCACCAATGGCAAATTCGTCTTTTCCTGTACCGAGGCCTATCGCGTCAAAGATGGCGTTCTGGGCGATCCGATTCGCGGCGCGACGCTGATCGGCGATGGCGCGACGGCGCTGCAGCAGGTCCGGGCCATCGGCAATGACATGTCGCTGGATCCCGGGATCGGGAATTGCGGCAAGCAGGGGCAATGGGTGCCCGTGGGTGTCGGTCAGCCCACGCTGATGATTGGCGGGCTGACGGTGGGCGGATCCGCGGCGTAA
- a CDS encoding cytochrome c oxidase assembly protein, translating to MSRMSRESRTALGLVGVVLTMGALAWAAVPFYNWFCRVTGFAGTTQVAEEASGEIVDQVIRIRFDANVDPNLDWSFRPMQTKMDLKIGENGLAFYEAVNNTDQVITGTASYNVAPEVSGFYFDKIDCFCFTEQTLDPGQRVEMPVSFYVDPDILEDGDTSWVRDITLSYTFHRTEPKQAALDAKPAQDVN from the coding sequence ATGAGCCGCATGAGCCGCGAATCCCGCACTGCGCTTGGACTTGTCGGTGTCGTCCTGACAATGGGCGCGCTGGCCTGGGCCGCCGTGCCGTTCTATAACTGGTTCTGCCGTGTGACCGGCTTTGCCGGCACGACGCAGGTTGCCGAAGAAGCCTCGGGCGAGATCGTCGATCAGGTCATCCGCATCCGGTTCGATGCCAATGTCGATCCGAATCTGGACTGGTCCTTCCGCCCAATGCAGACCAAGATGGACCTGAAAATCGGTGAAAACGGTCTGGCCTTCTATGAGGCCGTGAACAACACCGATCAGGTCATCACCGGCACCGCCAGCTATAATGTCGCGCCCGAGGTGTCGGGTTTCTACTTCGACAAGATCGATTGCTTCTGCTTTACCGAACAGACGCTGGATCCCGGTCAGCGCGTGGAAATGCCTGTCAGCTTCTATGTCGATCCCGACATTCTGGAAGATGGCGATACCAGCTGGGTCCGCGACATCACACTTTCTTACACTTTTCATCGTACCGAACCGAAACAGGCGGCGCTTGACGCCAAGCCTGCTCAGGACGTCAACTAA
- the topA gene encoding type I DNA topoisomerase: protein MPVVIVESPAKAKTIEKYLGSDYRVLASFGHVRDLPPKDGSVDPDQDFSMKWEVASDSKKHLKAIKDALKDDQNLILATDPDREGEAISWHLLETLTPSLKKGSEVSRVTFNAITKAAVSEAMQQPRQIDQALVDAYLARRALDYLVGFNLSPVLWRKLPGAKSAGRVQSVCLRLIVDREMEIEAFKPREYWSVHARLATPGGDEYDAQLTSLAGNKLERFDLATAEQAAMAVSAVSSRDLAVSSVTAKPASRNPWPPFMTSTLQQEASRKLGMGARACMSTAQRLYEAGYITYMRTDGIDMAPEAVMSARDAIKAKFGEKYLPKSPRMYKNKAKNAQEAHECIRPTDMMLSPDKLKVSADDQRKLYDLIWKRTIASQMEAARMERTTVEIASGDGQVGLRATGQVMQFDGFLKVYDQGRDDDEGEDSNRLPQISEGEAAAKVGGAFTAEYEKASGDEDAVIESAAQGQLVAKGFVADEAAAIGARQHFTQPPPRYTEATLVKRMEELGIGRPSTYASIVTTIQDREYVRKDKNRLIPEDKGRLVTTFLIKYFPRYVSYDFTADLENELDEISAGDLIWRDVLGRFWKDFSKALEGTSELRISEVLDAIDDALAPHLYPPRADGGDPRLCPLCNQGRLNLKTARSGGAFIGCSNYPECRYTRPLSAPDGEEAVSDRVLGEDAGDQISLKVGRFGPYVQRGEATEEVPKPPRASIPKGWDAASIELDQALQLLSLPRPVGPHPDDGEMIEAGIGRYGPFVKHGKKYANLPDVDEVFTIGMNRAVEVLAAKQTRGRAAAAAPLRELGDHPDGGAIQVMNGRYGPYVKWEKINATLPRDVTPEDVTVEQALELIAAKAAKSPKKGAKKASPKKSADTAAKKTATRKTTAKKPAAKKATTKKAATKDE, encoded by the coding sequence ATGCCAGTTGTCATCGTCGAATCGCCTGCCAAGGCCAAAACCATCGAAAAATATCTGGGCAGCGATTATCGCGTATTGGCAAGTTTCGGGCATGTGCGCGACCTGCCGCCCAAGGATGGCAGCGTCGATCCCGACCAGGATTTCAGCATGAAATGGGAGGTCGCTTCGGACAGCAAGAAGCACCTCAAGGCCATCAAGGACGCGCTGAAGGACGATCAGAACCTGATCCTGGCCACCGACCCCGACCGCGAGGGAGAGGCGATCAGCTGGCACCTGCTGGAAACGCTGACGCCATCGCTGAAAAAGGGCAGCGAGGTCAGCCGCGTGACCTTTAACGCGATCACCAAGGCCGCTGTCAGCGAGGCGATGCAGCAGCCGCGTCAGATCGATCAGGCGCTTGTGGATGCCTATCTGGCCCGCCGCGCGCTGGATTATCTGGTCGGCTTCAACCTGTCGCCGGTGCTGTGGCGCAAATTGCCGGGCGCGAAATCGGCCGGCCGCGTGCAATCGGTCTGCCTGCGCCTGATCGTCGATCGCGAGATGGAGATCGAGGCGTTCAAGCCCCGTGAATACTGGTCCGTTCACGCGCGTTTGGCGACGCCCGGCGGCGATGAATATGACGCGCAGCTGACCTCGCTGGCGGGCAACAAGCTGGAAAGGTTCGATCTGGCCACGGCAGAACAGGCGGCGATGGCCGTCAGCGCCGTCTCCAGCCGCGATCTGGCGGTCAGCAGCGTCACCGCGAAACCCGCCAGCCGCAATCCCTGGCCGCCCTTCATGACCTCGACCCTGCAGCAAGAGGCCAGCCGCAAGCTGGGCATGGGCGCGCGGGCCTGCATGTCGACGGCGCAGCGTCTCTATGAGGCCGGCTATATCACCTATATGCGGACCGACGGCATCGACATGGCGCCCGAAGCCGTGATGTCCGCCCGCGATGCGATCAAGGCCAAGTTCGGCGAGAAATATCTGCCGAAAAGCCCGCGCATGTACAAGAACAAGGCCAAGAATGCGCAAGAGGCGCATGAATGTATCCGCCCGACCGACATGATGCTGTCGCCCGACAAGCTGAAGGTCAGCGCCGATGATCAGCGCAAGCTCTATGATCTGATCTGGAAGCGGACCATTGCCAGCCAGATGGAGGCCGCCCGGATGGAGCGTACCACCGTCGAAATTGCCAGCGGCGACGGTCAGGTCGGCCTGCGCGCGACCGGTCAGGTGATGCAATTCGACGGCTTTCTGAAGGTCTATGATCAGGGCCGCGACGACGATGAGGGCGAGGACAGCAACCGCCTGCCCCAGATCAGCGAAGGCGAGGCGGCGGCCAAGGTCGGCGGCGCCTTTACCGCCGAATATGAGAAGGCATCGGGCGACGAGGACGCCGTCATCGAAAGCGCCGCACAGGGCCAGTTGGTCGCCAAGGGTTTCGTAGCCGATGAGGCCGCCGCCATCGGCGCGCGCCAGCATTTCACCCAGCCCCCGCCGCGCTATACCGAAGCGACGCTGGTCAAGCGCATGGAAGAACTGGGCATCGGTCGCCCGTCGACCTATGCCAGCATCGTCACCACGATTCAGGACCGCGAATATGTCCGCAAGGACAAGAACCGGCTGATCCCCGAGGATAAGGGGCGGCTGGTCACAACCTTTCTGATCAAATATTTCCCGCGCTATGTCAGCTATGATTTCACTGCCGATCTGGAAAACGAACTGGATGAGATCAGCGCAGGCGATCTGATCTGGCGCGATGTGCTGGGCCGCTTCTGGAAAGATTTTTCAAAAGCGCTGGAAGGCACCTCGGAGCTGCGCATTTCCGAGGTTCTGGACGCCATTGACGACGCGCTGGCCCCGCATCTTTATCCGCCGCGCGCCGATGGCGGCGATCCGCGCCTTTGCCCCCTGTGCAATCAGGGGCGGCTGAACCTGAAAACCGCGCGTTCCGGCGGGGCATTCATCGGATGTTCGAACTATCCGGAATGCCGCTATACGCGCCCTCTTTCGGCGCCCGATGGTGAAGAAGCCGTGAGCGATCGGGTTCTGGGCGAGGATGCGGGCGATCAGATCAGCCTGAAGGTCGGGCGCTTCGGCCCCTACGTCCAGCGCGGCGAGGCCACGGAAGAGGTGCCGAAACCGCCCCGTGCCTCGATCCCGAAAGGCTGGGACGCAGCCAGCATCGAACTGGATCAGGCGCTGCAATTGCTGTCCCTGCCCCGTCCCGTCGGCCCGCATCCCGATGATGGCGAGATGATCGAGGCCGGGATCGGCCGCTATGGTCCCTTCGTGAAGCATGGCAAGAAATATGCCAATCTTCCCGATGTCGATGAGGTCTTTACCATCGGCATGAACCGCGCCGTCGAGGTTCTGGCCGCGAAACAGACCCGTGGCCGCGCGGCTGCGGCGGCCCCGCTGCGCGAGTTGGGCGATCACCCCGATGGCGGCGCCATTCAGGTGATGAACGGGCGCTATGGCCCCTATGTGAAATGGGAAAAGATCAACGCCACCCTGCCCCGCGACGTCACGCCCGAAGATGTCACGGTGGAACAGGCGCTGGAGCTGATCGCCGCAAAGGCTGCCAAATCGCCAAAGAAAGGCGCAAAAAAGGCAAGTCCGAAAAAATCTGCCGACACAGCCGCGAAAAAGACCGCGACCAGGAAAACGACCGCCAAGAAGCCCGCC
- the cyoE gene encoding heme o synthase, whose product MTDINAYDTAPEAEFGDYIALLKPRVMSLVVFTAFVGLWVAPVDVHPFIAFCSVLFIALGGGASGALNMWYDADIDAVMNRTHNRPIPSGRVPAQEALALGLILSAMSVMMLGLAANWFAAGFLAFTIFFYAVIYTMWLKRWTPQNIVIGGAAGAFPPMIGWACATGGISIESVLMFALIFFWTPPHFWALALFMKEDYHKAGVPMLTVTHGRAATRRHIFAYSLVLAPFAIWLGLTSVGGPFYLAVAIVLNLLFIAGCWRILRRDEDIARADHYAVEKSVFKLSLYYLFLHFLALLVQNLLGTW is encoded by the coding sequence ATGACTGACATTAACGCATATGATACTGCCCCCGAGGCCGAGTTCGGCGATTACATCGCCCTCTTGAAGCCTCGGGTGATGTCGCTTGTCGTGTTCACGGCCTTTGTCGGCCTGTGGGTTGCACCTGTCGATGTGCATCCGTTCATTGCCTTCTGCTCGGTTCTGTTCATTGCCCTTGGCGGCGGTGCCTCTGGTGCGCTGAACATGTGGTATGACGCGGATATCGACGCGGTGATGAACCGGACGCACAACCGTCCCATCCCCTCGGGCCGCGTGCCCGCGCAAGAGGCGCTGGCGTTGGGGCTGATCCTGTCGGCCATGTCGGTGATGATGCTGGGTTTGGCGGCGAACTGGTTCGCGGCGGGTTTCCTGGCCTTCACCATCTTTTTCTATGCCGTCATCTATACGATGTGGCTGAAGCGCTGGACGCCGCAGAACATCGTCATCGGTGGCGCGGCAGGGGCCTTTCCGCCGATGATCGGCTGGGCCTGCGCCACCGGCGGCATCAGCATCGAATCCGTTCTGATGTTCGCGCTGATCTTTTTCTGGACGCCGCCGCATTTCTGGGCGCTGGCGCTGTTCATGAAGGAAGACTATCACAAGGCCGGGGTGCCGATGCTGACGGTCACCCATGGCCGGGCGGCCACCCGCCGCCACATCTTCGCCTACAGCCTTGTCCTGGCGCCCTTCGCGATCTGGCTGGGGCTGACCTCGGTGGGCGGTCCGTTCTATCTGGCGGTCGCCATCGTGCTGAACCTGCTGTTCATCGCGGGCTGCTGGCGCATCCTGCGGCGGGATGAGGACATCGCCCGGGCTGATCACTATGCGGTCGAGAAAAGCGTCTTCAAACTGTCGCTGTATTACCTGTTCCTGCATTTCCTGGCATTGCTGGTACAAAATCTGCTGGGGACCTGGTGA
- a CDS encoding cytochrome c oxidase subunit 3: MANAKNHDYHILPPSIWPFLGAVAAFVMLFGGVMWMQDHGPWMFLIGFVGVLYVMFSWWADVVREGEEGDHTPVVRLGLQYGFILFVISEAMLFVALFWNFIKNAMYPMGPESPLKDGVWPPEGIVTFDPWHLPFINTLILLLSGVAVTWAHHAFVHENDRKTTIRGLAIAIVLGIFFSFLQAYEYSHAAFGLADTAYASAFYLATGFHGAHVIIGTIFLTVCLIRLMRGQMTQEQHIGFEAAAWYWHFVDVIWLFLFAVIYVWGS, from the coding sequence ATGGCGAACGCAAAGAACCACGATTACCATATTCTTCCGCCCTCGATCTGGCCTTTCCTGGGTGCGGTTGCTGCCTTTGTCATGCTGTTTGGCGGCGTGATGTGGATGCAGGACCACGGGCCCTGGATGTTCCTGATCGGCTTTGTCGGCGTCCTTTACGTGATGTTCAGCTGGTGGGCGGATGTGGTCCGCGAAGGCGAAGAGGGGGACCATACCCCGGTCGTCCGTCTTGGGCTGCAATATGGCTTCATTCTTTTCGTCATCTCCGAAGCAATGCTTTTCGTTGCGCTGTTCTGGAACTTCATCAAGAACGCGATGTATCCGATGGGGCCGGAAAGCCCGCTGAAGGATGGCGTCTGGCCGCCCGAAGGCATTGTCACCTTCGACCCTTGGCACCTGCCCTTCATCAACACGCTGATCCTGCTGCTGTCGGGCGTCGCCGTGACCTGGGCACACCACGCCTTCGTGCATGAAAACGACCGCAAGACCACCATTCGCGGTCTGGCCATCGCCATCGTGCTGGGCATCTTCTTCTCGTTCCTGCAGGCCTATGAATATAGCCATGCGGCCTTTGGTCTGGCCGACACCGCCTATGCCAGCGCCTTCTATCTGGCGACCGGTTTCCACGGTGCTCACGTTATCATCGGGACGATCTTCCTGACCGTCTGCCTGATCCGCCTGATGCGCGGTCAGATGACGCAGGAACAACATATCGGATTCGAGGCCGCTGCCTGGTACTGGCACTTTGTCGACGTGATCTGGCTGTTCCTCTTTGCCGTGATCTACGTCTGGGGCAGCTAA
- a CDS encoding SURF1 family protein, with protein sequence MTRYLFPLIIGILGCGILINLGFWQLQRLDEKEGALAQIQSGIDAAAVPLPDQIDPSMKYLPVTVSGTTTGDEIDILSGTKERGGGYQVVSRFITDDGRAILIDRGFIPQELRHVKRPPTRLQIEGNLHWPDEKGSATPEPNLDENIWFARDVPAMAKALNTEPVLVVASFVRGDVQEVEPIPVAVEGIPNNHLSYAVQWFMIAAAWAGMTVALIWRIRQRTY encoded by the coding sequence ATGACCCGCTATCTCTTTCCCCTGATCATCGGCATTCTTGGCTGCGGCATCCTGATCAACCTGGGCTTCTGGCAATTGCAGCGTCTGGACGAAAAAGAGGGGGCGCTGGCGCAGATCCAGTCGGGGATCGACGCAGCCGCCGTGCCCTTGCCCGATCAGATCGACCCGTCGATGAAGTACCTGCCGGTCACCGTCAGCGGCACCACCACGGGGGACGAAATCGACATCCTGTCGGGCACGAAGGAACGCGGCGGCGGCTATCAGGTCGTGTCGCGTTTCATCACCGATGACGGCCGCGCCATCCTGATCGACCGGGGCTTTATCCCGCAGGAACTGCGCCATGTGAAGCGCCCCCCGACGCGTTTGCAGATCGAGGGCAACCTGCATTGGCCCGATGAAAAAGGCAGCGCCACGCCAGAGCCCAATCTGGACGAGAACATCTGGTTCGCCCGCGACGTTCCGGCCATGGCCAAGGCGCTGAATACTGAGCCCGTTCTGGTGGTCGCCAGCTTCGTGCGCGGCGATGTGCAGGAGGTCGAGCCGATCCCGGTTGCGGTGGAGGGAATCCCGAATAATCATCTGTCCTATGCCGTGCAGTGGTTCATGATCGCCGCCGCATGGGCAGGGATGACAGTCGCTTTGATCTGGCGTATCAGACAGCGGACATATTGA
- the dprA gene encoding DNA-processing protein DprA gives MNGSIPLQTQHAPIPLGDDDLCFLRLIRSRRVGPATFHRLVAEHGGVSAAIQALPEIAAEAGMTDYEPCPEGVAAAELAAGRRVGARLIRCDSPDYPDSLRQIDGAPPILWVRGDPAWLSRNPLAVIGARNASSLGLRMARGMAAGLGEAGQTVVAGLARGIDTAAHNAALPTGTVAVMAGGVDVIYPAENTVLAAQIAEKGALVSEQPPGTEPAARHFPTRNRIISGLSQAVVVIEAAHRSGSLITAKNALDQGREVMAVPGHPMDARAAGCNMLIRDGAVLVRNSADVLAGLQMTADGAETPAQPETPPPLPDRKPPRTAPDDIESRILSHLSPSPTEENDLIRQLGLSAQHASAAILSLELQGRLTRMAGGRLSLN, from the coding sequence GTGAACGGGTCTATTCCTTTGCAAACCCAGCACGCCCCTATTCCCCTGGGGGATGATGATCTTTGCTTTCTCCGTCTTATCCGCTCTCGTCGCGTCGGGCCTGCGACCTTTCACCGGCTGGTCGCGGAACATGGCGGCGTCTCTGCCGCAATTCAGGCCCTGCCAGAGATCGCGGCAGAGGCCGGAATGACCGATTACGAACCATGCCCGGAAGGCGTGGCCGCCGCTGAACTGGCGGCGGGGCGGCGCGTCGGCGCGCGGCTGATCCGCTGCGATTCGCCCGATTACCCCGACAGCCTGCGCCAGATCGACGGCGCGCCACCGATCCTGTGGGTGCGGGGCGATCCGGCATGGCTGTCGCGCAACCCGCTGGCGGTGATCGGGGCGCGCAATGCCTCATCGCTGGGCCTGCGCATGGCGCGTGGCATGGCCGCCGGTCTGGGTGAGGCGGGGCAGACCGTGGTTGCCGGGCTGGCGCGTGGTATCGACACGGCGGCCCATAACGCCGCCCTGCCGACCGGGACCGTGGCCGTGATGGCGGGCGGCGTGGATGTGATCTATCCGGCAGAAAACACCGTGCTGGCCGCCCAGATCGCCGAAAAGGGCGCGCTGGTTTCGGAACAGCCCCCCGGGACGGAACCGGCGGCACGACATTTCCCGACGCGCAACCGCATCATCTCCGGCCTGTCTCAGGCCGTGGTGGTGATCGAGGCCGCGCATCGCTCTGGCTCGCTGATCACGGCAAAAAATGCGCTGGATCAGGGGCGCGAGGTGATGGCGGTACCCGGTCATCCGATGGATGCGCGGGCCGCGGGCTGCAATATGCTGATCCGCGATGGTGCGGTGCTGGTGCGTAACTCGGCCGATGTGCTTGCGGGACTGCAGATGACAGCGGATGGCGCGGAGACGCCCGCGCAGCCTGAAACCCCGCCGCCCTTGCCGGACCGCAAACCGCCCCGGACCGCCCCGGATGACATCGAATCGCGCATTTTGTCGCATCTCAGCCCAAGTCCGACGGAAGAAAACGATCTGATCCGCCAGCTTGGCCTGTCGGCCCAGCATGCCAGCGCGGCGATTCTTTCCTTGGAATTACAAGGGCGTCTGACCCGGATGGCCGGGGGGCGGCTATCGCTGAACTAA